A single genomic interval of Oncorhynchus gorbuscha isolate QuinsamMale2020 ecotype Even-year linkage group LG25, OgorEven_v1.0, whole genome shotgun sequence harbors:
- the LOC124014073 gene encoding zinc fingers and homeoboxes protein 2-like isoform X3 — translation MVSIGPADSSKGGTGIMSPKSQGRAGTASPYNLAPAPFSLNQNHVVCLPLVSEHLKLLWACSDQTQELDGVTYLIEAFNVFPYPTLGETASLAQSCSLHLDQVRVWFMVQRLRYGISWDAEEICMARCKMCGPNQAKDKKEKEEKVLPPLSKEDDGRNRIEHSPVSTSNQLSSLSFESSSPVPRKSRKHHLVVAPDNSNLQHPSPPLPLCLVAPPTTTGQTLEAPDKPQRHGQDFHSELWRSFSRNTNPPKEELQRLQALTRLHMRYIRKWFCNRRFLLHHRVKADPDSEENGQSQPNDLLSSQTQLIQRLTQPPPPTDSRVRPSPAKKRVCQVDDVDFLSRRCNGNPVHGNPANTTHQMRSNLKEKEKEPADVQKKKTTGAADKEKTARAGAKRWTKNVKKELKEERKAVGITKFIDDDGEEQVLKMGPWPKNKTIAQLELLRHFFLTCQWPTKGDYTQLQQQTGLSRKALTQWFGDTRYYVKKGMERWMSGEEHQKVLAQIREKQRQRQRDWLMTEETGPSGSSSVPSFAYRDS, via the exons ATGGTATCTATTG GCCCCGCTGACAGCAGCAAGGGGGGCACAGGGATCATGTCCCCCAAAAGTCAGGGGAGGGCAGGCACAGCATCCCCCTACAATCTGGCTCCGGCTCCCTTCAGCCTCAACCAGAACCATGTGGTGTGTCTGCCTCTGGTCTCCGAGCACCTGAAGCTCCTGTGGGCGTGCTCAGACCAGACCCAGGAACTGGACGGCGTGACTTATCTCATAGAGGCCTTCAACGTGTTCCCATACCCGACCCTGGGGGAGACGGCATCGCTCGCCCAGAGCTGCTCTCTGCATCTGGACCAG GTCAGAGTGTGGTTCATGGTCCAGCGGCTCCGCTATGGGATCAGCTGGGATGCAGAAGAGATCTGTATGGCACGGTGCAAGATGTGCGGACCAAACCAGGCGAAGGacaaaaaagagaaagaggagaaggtaTTGCCTCCCCTCAGTAAGGAGGATGATGGGAGAAACAGGATCGAACATTCACCTGTCTCCACCTCCAATCAGCTTAGCAGCCTGTCCTTCGAGTCCTCCTCACCCGTTCCTCGAAAAAGCCGTAAACACCACCTTGTTGTTGCACCCGATAACTCCAATCTGCAACacccttctcctccactccctctgtgCTTAGTGGCACCCCCCACAACCACAGGGCAAACCCTCGAAGCCCCCGACAAACCCCAGAGGCACGGTCAGGATTTTCACTCAGAGCTGTGGCGGAGCTTCAGCCGTAACACAAATCCTCCGAAGGAGGAGCTCCAGCGTCTGCAGGCCCTCACCAGGCTCCACATGAGGTACATCCGCAAGTGGTTCTGCAACCGGCGTTTCTTGCTCCACCACCGCGTCAAGGCCGACCCAGATTCTGAAGAGAACGGCCAGTCACAGCCCAACGACCTCCTGTCGTCACAGACACAGCTTATTCAGCGTCTGACACAACCACCACCGCCAACTGACAGCAGGGTCAGACCATCACCGGCGAAGAAAAGGGTCTGTCAAGTAGATGACGTCGACTTCCTAAGCAGGAGGTGCAATGGTAACCCTGTCCATGGCAACCCCGCTAACACCACCCACCAGATGAGGTCAAACTTgaaggaaaaagagaaagaaCCAGCGGACGTACAGAAGAAGAAGACGACGGGAGCAGCAGACAAAGAGAAAACGGCCAGAGCTGGAGCTAAGAGATGGACAAAGAACGTCAAGAAGGAACTGAAGGAGGAGCGGAAAGCGGTGGGGATCACCAAATTCATCGATGACGACGGAGAAGAACAAGTTCTCAAAATGGGCCCGTGGCCGAAGAACAAGACAATAGCCCAGCTGGAGCTCCTGAGACACTTCTTCCTCACCTGCCAGTGGCCCACCAAAGGGGACTACACGCAGCTGCAGCAGCAGACAGGCCTCTCGCGGAAGGCTCTCACCCAGTGGTTCGGAGACACCCGCTACTACGTCAAGAAGGGCATGGAACGCTGGATGAGTGGGGAAGAGCACCAGAAGGTCTTGGCGCAGATTAGGGAGAAGCAGAGGCAACGGCAGAGGGACTGGTTGATGACTGAGGAAACCGGTCCATCAGGGTCCTCCTCCGTGCCGTCTTTTGCTTACCGTGACTCATAG
- the LOC124014073 gene encoding zinc fingers and homeoboxes protein 2-like isoform X2 codes for MTRTKWTAELDKYPDPAAAAKLTEKSPADSSKGGTGIMSPKSQGRAGTASPYNLAPAPFSLNQNHVVCLPLVSEHLKLLWACSDQTQELDGVTYLIEAFNVFPYPTLGETASLAQSCSLHLDQVRVWFMVQRLRYGISWDAEEICMARCKMCGPNQAKDKKEKEEKVLPPLSKEDDGRNRIEHSPVSTSNQLSSLSFESSSPVPRKSRKHHLVVAPDNSNLQHPSPPLPLCLVAPPTTTGQTLEAPDKPQRHGQDFHSELWRSFSRNTNPPKEELQRLQALTRLHMRYIRKWFCNRRFLLHHRVKADPDSEENGQSQPNDLLSSQTQLIQRLTQPPPPTDSRVRPSPAKKRVCQVDDVDFLSRRCNGNPVHGNPANTTHQMRSNLKEKEKEPADVQKKKTTGAADKEKTARAGAKRWTKNVKKELKEERKAVGITKFIDDDGEEQVLKMGPWPKNKTIAQLELLRHFFLTCQWPTKGDYTQLQQQTGLSRKALTQWFGDTRYYVKKGMERWMSGEEHQKVLAQIREKQRQRQRDWLMTEETGPSGSSSVPSFAYRDS; via the exons ATGACCAGAACAAAGTGGACAGCAGAGCTGGACAAGTATCCGGATCCAGCTGCTGCTGCTAAGCTCACAGAGAAGA GCCCCGCTGACAGCAGCAAGGGGGGCACAGGGATCATGTCCCCCAAAAGTCAGGGGAGGGCAGGCACAGCATCCCCCTACAATCTGGCTCCGGCTCCCTTCAGCCTCAACCAGAACCATGTGGTGTGTCTGCCTCTGGTCTCCGAGCACCTGAAGCTCCTGTGGGCGTGCTCAGACCAGACCCAGGAACTGGACGGCGTGACTTATCTCATAGAGGCCTTCAACGTGTTCCCATACCCGACCCTGGGGGAGACGGCATCGCTCGCCCAGAGCTGCTCTCTGCATCTGGACCAG GTCAGAGTGTGGTTCATGGTCCAGCGGCTCCGCTATGGGATCAGCTGGGATGCAGAAGAGATCTGTATGGCACGGTGCAAGATGTGCGGACCAAACCAGGCGAAGGacaaaaaagagaaagaggagaaggtaTTGCCTCCCCTCAGTAAGGAGGATGATGGGAGAAACAGGATCGAACATTCACCTGTCTCCACCTCCAATCAGCTTAGCAGCCTGTCCTTCGAGTCCTCCTCACCCGTTCCTCGAAAAAGCCGTAAACACCACCTTGTTGTTGCACCCGATAACTCCAATCTGCAACacccttctcctccactccctctgtgCTTAGTGGCACCCCCCACAACCACAGGGCAAACCCTCGAAGCCCCCGACAAACCCCAGAGGCACGGTCAGGATTTTCACTCAGAGCTGTGGCGGAGCTTCAGCCGTAACACAAATCCTCCGAAGGAGGAGCTCCAGCGTCTGCAGGCCCTCACCAGGCTCCACATGAGGTACATCCGCAAGTGGTTCTGCAACCGGCGTTTCTTGCTCCACCACCGCGTCAAGGCCGACCCAGATTCTGAAGAGAACGGCCAGTCACAGCCCAACGACCTCCTGTCGTCACAGACACAGCTTATTCAGCGTCTGACACAACCACCACCGCCAACTGACAGCAGGGTCAGACCATCACCGGCGAAGAAAAGGGTCTGTCAAGTAGATGACGTCGACTTCCTAAGCAGGAGGTGCAATGGTAACCCTGTCCATGGCAACCCCGCTAACACCACCCACCAGATGAGGTCAAACTTgaaggaaaaagagaaagaaCCAGCGGACGTACAGAAGAAGAAGACGACGGGAGCAGCAGACAAAGAGAAAACGGCCAGAGCTGGAGCTAAGAGATGGACAAAGAACGTCAAGAAGGAACTGAAGGAGGAGCGGAAAGCGGTGGGGATCACCAAATTCATCGATGACGACGGAGAAGAACAAGTTCTCAAAATGGGCCCGTGGCCGAAGAACAAGACAATAGCCCAGCTGGAGCTCCTGAGACACTTCTTCCTCACCTGCCAGTGGCCCACCAAAGGGGACTACACGCAGCTGCAGCAGCAGACAGGCCTCTCGCGGAAGGCTCTCACCCAGTGGTTCGGAGACACCCGCTACTACGTCAAGAAGGGCATGGAACGCTGGATGAGTGGGGAAGAGCACCAGAAGGTCTTGGCGCAGATTAGGGAGAAGCAGAGGCAACGGCAGAGGGACTGGTTGATGACTGAGGAAACCGGTCCATCAGGGTCCTCCTCCGTGCCGTCTTTTGCTTACCGTGACTCATAG
- the LOC124014073 gene encoding zinc fingers and homeoboxes protein 2-like isoform X1 yields MTRTKWTAELDKYPDPAAAAKLTEKSELASALTSATHIPQPRYPASIPDQTPFPPVGPADSSKGGTGIMSPKSQGRAGTASPYNLAPAPFSLNQNHVVCLPLVSEHLKLLWACSDQTQELDGVTYLIEAFNVFPYPTLGETASLAQSCSLHLDQVRVWFMVQRLRYGISWDAEEICMARCKMCGPNQAKDKKEKEEKVLPPLSKEDDGRNRIEHSPVSTSNQLSSLSFESSSPVPRKSRKHHLVVAPDNSNLQHPSPPLPLCLVAPPTTTGQTLEAPDKPQRHGQDFHSELWRSFSRNTNPPKEELQRLQALTRLHMRYIRKWFCNRRFLLHHRVKADPDSEENGQSQPNDLLSSQTQLIQRLTQPPPPTDSRVRPSPAKKRVCQVDDVDFLSRRCNGNPVHGNPANTTHQMRSNLKEKEKEPADVQKKKTTGAADKEKTARAGAKRWTKNVKKELKEERKAVGITKFIDDDGEEQVLKMGPWPKNKTIAQLELLRHFFLTCQWPTKGDYTQLQQQTGLSRKALTQWFGDTRYYVKKGMERWMSGEEHQKVLAQIREKQRQRQRDWLMTEETGPSGSSSVPSFAYRDS; encoded by the exons ATGACCAGAACAAAGTGGACAGCAGAGCTGGACAAGTATCCGGATCCAGCTGCTGCTGCTAAGCTCACAGAGAAGAGTGAGTTAGCTTCAGCCCTAACATCAGCTACCCATATACCACAACCACGGTACCCAGCCTCCATCCCTGACCAAACTCCCTTCCCTCCCGTAGGCCCCGCTGACAGCAGCAAGGGGGGCACAGGGATCATGTCCCCCAAAAGTCAGGGGAGGGCAGGCACAGCATCCCCCTACAATCTGGCTCCGGCTCCCTTCAGCCTCAACCAGAACCATGTGGTGTGTCTGCCTCTGGTCTCCGAGCACCTGAAGCTCCTGTGGGCGTGCTCAGACCAGACCCAGGAACTGGACGGCGTGACTTATCTCATAGAGGCCTTCAACGTGTTCCCATACCCGACCCTGGGGGAGACGGCATCGCTCGCCCAGAGCTGCTCTCTGCATCTGGACCAG GTCAGAGTGTGGTTCATGGTCCAGCGGCTCCGCTATGGGATCAGCTGGGATGCAGAAGAGATCTGTATGGCACGGTGCAAGATGTGCGGACCAAACCAGGCGAAGGacaaaaaagagaaagaggagaaggtaTTGCCTCCCCTCAGTAAGGAGGATGATGGGAGAAACAGGATCGAACATTCACCTGTCTCCACCTCCAATCAGCTTAGCAGCCTGTCCTTCGAGTCCTCCTCACCCGTTCCTCGAAAAAGCCGTAAACACCACCTTGTTGTTGCACCCGATAACTCCAATCTGCAACacccttctcctccactccctctgtgCTTAGTGGCACCCCCCACAACCACAGGGCAAACCCTCGAAGCCCCCGACAAACCCCAGAGGCACGGTCAGGATTTTCACTCAGAGCTGTGGCGGAGCTTCAGCCGTAACACAAATCCTCCGAAGGAGGAGCTCCAGCGTCTGCAGGCCCTCACCAGGCTCCACATGAGGTACATCCGCAAGTGGTTCTGCAACCGGCGTTTCTTGCTCCACCACCGCGTCAAGGCCGACCCAGATTCTGAAGAGAACGGCCAGTCACAGCCCAACGACCTCCTGTCGTCACAGACACAGCTTATTCAGCGTCTGACACAACCACCACCGCCAACTGACAGCAGGGTCAGACCATCACCGGCGAAGAAAAGGGTCTGTCAAGTAGATGACGTCGACTTCCTAAGCAGGAGGTGCAATGGTAACCCTGTCCATGGCAACCCCGCTAACACCACCCACCAGATGAGGTCAAACTTgaaggaaaaagagaaagaaCCAGCGGACGTACAGAAGAAGAAGACGACGGGAGCAGCAGACAAAGAGAAAACGGCCAGAGCTGGAGCTAAGAGATGGACAAAGAACGTCAAGAAGGAACTGAAGGAGGAGCGGAAAGCGGTGGGGATCACCAAATTCATCGATGACGACGGAGAAGAACAAGTTCTCAAAATGGGCCCGTGGCCGAAGAACAAGACAATAGCCCAGCTGGAGCTCCTGAGACACTTCTTCCTCACCTGCCAGTGGCCCACCAAAGGGGACTACACGCAGCTGCAGCAGCAGACAGGCCTCTCGCGGAAGGCTCTCACCCAGTGGTTCGGAGACACCCGCTACTACGTCAAGAAGGGCATGGAACGCTGGATGAGTGGGGAAGAGCACCAGAAGGTCTTGGCGCAGATTAGGGAGAAGCAGAGGCAACGGCAGAGGGACTGGTTGATGACTGAGGAAACCGGTCCATCAGGGTCCTCCTCCGTGCCGTCTTTTGCTTACCGTGACTCATAG
- the LOC124014073 gene encoding zinc fingers and homeoboxes protein 2-like isoform X4, translating into MSPADSSKGGTGIMSPKSQGRAGTASPYNLAPAPFSLNQNHVVCLPLVSEHLKLLWACSDQTQELDGVTYLIEAFNVFPYPTLGETASLAQSCSLHLDQVRVWFMVQRLRYGISWDAEEICMARCKMCGPNQAKDKKEKEEKVLPPLSKEDDGRNRIEHSPVSTSNQLSSLSFESSSPVPRKSRKHHLVVAPDNSNLQHPSPPLPLCLVAPPTTTGQTLEAPDKPQRHGQDFHSELWRSFSRNTNPPKEELQRLQALTRLHMRYIRKWFCNRRFLLHHRVKADPDSEENGQSQPNDLLSSQTQLIQRLTQPPPPTDSRVRPSPAKKRVCQVDDVDFLSRRCNGNPVHGNPANTTHQMRSNLKEKEKEPADVQKKKTTGAADKEKTARAGAKRWTKNVKKELKEERKAVGITKFIDDDGEEQVLKMGPWPKNKTIAQLELLRHFFLTCQWPTKGDYTQLQQQTGLSRKALTQWFGDTRYYVKKGMERWMSGEEHQKVLAQIREKQRQRQRDWLMTEETGPSGSSSVPSFAYRDS; encoded by the exons GCCCCGCTGACAGCAGCAAGGGGGGCACAGGGATCATGTCCCCCAAAAGTCAGGGGAGGGCAGGCACAGCATCCCCCTACAATCTGGCTCCGGCTCCCTTCAGCCTCAACCAGAACCATGTGGTGTGTCTGCCTCTGGTCTCCGAGCACCTGAAGCTCCTGTGGGCGTGCTCAGACCAGACCCAGGAACTGGACGGCGTGACTTATCTCATAGAGGCCTTCAACGTGTTCCCATACCCGACCCTGGGGGAGACGGCATCGCTCGCCCAGAGCTGCTCTCTGCATCTGGACCAG GTCAGAGTGTGGTTCATGGTCCAGCGGCTCCGCTATGGGATCAGCTGGGATGCAGAAGAGATCTGTATGGCACGGTGCAAGATGTGCGGACCAAACCAGGCGAAGGacaaaaaagagaaagaggagaaggtaTTGCCTCCCCTCAGTAAGGAGGATGATGGGAGAAACAGGATCGAACATTCACCTGTCTCCACCTCCAATCAGCTTAGCAGCCTGTCCTTCGAGTCCTCCTCACCCGTTCCTCGAAAAAGCCGTAAACACCACCTTGTTGTTGCACCCGATAACTCCAATCTGCAACacccttctcctccactccctctgtgCTTAGTGGCACCCCCCACAACCACAGGGCAAACCCTCGAAGCCCCCGACAAACCCCAGAGGCACGGTCAGGATTTTCACTCAGAGCTGTGGCGGAGCTTCAGCCGTAACACAAATCCTCCGAAGGAGGAGCTCCAGCGTCTGCAGGCCCTCACCAGGCTCCACATGAGGTACATCCGCAAGTGGTTCTGCAACCGGCGTTTCTTGCTCCACCACCGCGTCAAGGCCGACCCAGATTCTGAAGAGAACGGCCAGTCACAGCCCAACGACCTCCTGTCGTCACAGACACAGCTTATTCAGCGTCTGACACAACCACCACCGCCAACTGACAGCAGGGTCAGACCATCACCGGCGAAGAAAAGGGTCTGTCAAGTAGATGACGTCGACTTCCTAAGCAGGAGGTGCAATGGTAACCCTGTCCATGGCAACCCCGCTAACACCACCCACCAGATGAGGTCAAACTTgaaggaaaaagagaaagaaCCAGCGGACGTACAGAAGAAGAAGACGACGGGAGCAGCAGACAAAGAGAAAACGGCCAGAGCTGGAGCTAAGAGATGGACAAAGAACGTCAAGAAGGAACTGAAGGAGGAGCGGAAAGCGGTGGGGATCACCAAATTCATCGATGACGACGGAGAAGAACAAGTTCTCAAAATGGGCCCGTGGCCGAAGAACAAGACAATAGCCCAGCTGGAGCTCCTGAGACACTTCTTCCTCACCTGCCAGTGGCCCACCAAAGGGGACTACACGCAGCTGCAGCAGCAGACAGGCCTCTCGCGGAAGGCTCTCACCCAGTGGTTCGGAGACACCCGCTACTACGTCAAGAAGGGCATGGAACGCTGGATGAGTGGGGAAGAGCACCAGAAGGTCTTGGCGCAGATTAGGGAGAAGCAGAGGCAACGGCAGAGGGACTGGTTGATGACTGAGGAAACCGGTCCATCAGGGTCCTCCTCCGTGCCGTCTTTTGCTTACCGTGACTCATAG
- the LOC124014076 gene encoding cell death activator CIDE-B-like, giving the protein MLSSLSRTHTERQLCPMRLYLIDRHRSLTAKSIQKKLVSQTRRNREATALTQQQEEKPKKREEVKKWDMETTSSLIKSVTRRVWSAPAHQRPFRVCSHDRGTRKGITAGTLEELRERVCQAKMLCLSSLAVVLVCEEDGTVVDSEDLLMSLPDNTVLMALEPGQTWKTPPGTTLSKAQDPNQPRTGKDIACVTFDLYRQNPKDVFGSLNVKGTLSGRYSVSADFKCLGPKKVLREALRVASTLLQAVGHMLITSANLIKRLIDGAEFWQPQRAEVAEY; this is encoded by the exons ATGTTATCATCtctctcacgcacgcacacagagagacaacttTGCCCTATGCGTCTGTATTTGATTGATCGTCATAGGTCACTCACGGCAAAGTCCATCCAAAAGAAATTGGTGAGTCAGACACGCAGAAATCGAGAGGCCACAGCACTGACACAACAACAGGAGGAAAAAcctaaaaagagagaggaagtcaaAAAGTGGGATATGGAGACTACGTCATCACTAATAAA gtCTGTGACCAGGCGGGTGTGGTCGGCCCCTGCCCATCAGAGACCATTCAGGGTGTGTTCCCATGACAGGGGCACCAGGAAGGGCATCACAGCAGGAACCCtggaggagctgagagagagg GTGTGCCAGGCTAAGATGCTGTGTTTGTCCAGTCTGGCTGTGGTGCTGGTGTGTGAGGAGGATGGGACAGTGGTGGACTCTGAAGACTTACTGATGTCTTTGCCAGACAACACAGTCCTCATGGCCCTGGAACCTGGACAGACATGGAAAACTCCTCCG GGTACAACGCTCTCTAAAGCCCAAGACCCCAACCAGCCGCGGACAGGAAAGGATATAGCCTGCGTGACCTTTGACCTGTACCGGCAGAACCCCAAGGACGTGTTTGGCTCCCTGAACGTAAAGGGCACCCTCTCAGGCCGGTACTCCGTCAGCGCCGACTTCAAATGTCTGGGGCCCAAGAAAGTCCTcag agAGGCCCTCCGCGTGGCATCCACTCTCCTCCAGGCAGTAGGTCACATGTTGATCACCTCAGCTAATCTGATCAAGCGGCTCATCGACGGAGCAGAGTTCTGGCAGCCCCAGAGGGCGGAGGTTGCAGAGTACTGA